A portion of the Patescibacteria group bacterium genome contains these proteins:
- the recG gene encoding ATP-dependent DNA helicase RecG, translated as MLTSKTPIQKIAGIGPKIAQKLEKLGILTISDLLHHYPYRFEDFSKISKIGQIKPGTHCVKGKILEIKSNRTFRKKMFITQAIIQDATGSIKVVWFHQPYLTKMFKRGSQVLIAGRVDYGYAGLAFQNPTIEKYTKGGLHSGRIVPIYPETAGLNSRWLRRIIASLLKLTDKIPDYLPKQIKKEYDLQDLPQALKQVHFPDSFEKLEIAKNRIAFDELYLLQLKMLRLRQKWQKMTASKIQIDLEAVKKLVKKLPFKLTNSQRKAAWEILQDLSRKYPMNRLLEGDVGSGKTVVAAIAMLAVAKSGLQSMMMAPTEILAQQHFHTLKKVLAPFRLKIALLTSSKAEAAGIKNAARPKIIEKIKNGQIPIVVGTHALIVEKMSFEKLGLAIIDEQHRFGVEQRTKLHQKAKGCPHLLSMSATPIPRSLTLALYGDLDLSIIDEMPKGRLKIATYLVPAEKRRKAYEFIAKQIRAGRQIFVICPLIEESDRLGVKSVETEYCKLKTQIFPKFKIGQLHGKMKPKEKEKIMANFLKNKYNILVSTSVVEVGVDVPNASVMMIEGAERFGLAQLHQFRGRVGRAEHKSYCFIFCESPTTKIWQRLSALTRINDGFKLAEKDLKLRGPGEIDGIRQHGLVDLKMAKLTDLKMVKLTREAAEKTLKIGLENLPLLENKIKEYNKNKNRD; from the coding sequence ATGTTAACATCAAAGACCCCGATTCAAAAAATTGCCGGGATTGGACCCAAAATTGCCCAAAAGCTCGAAAAATTGGGAATTTTGACGATTTCCGATTTATTACATCATTACCCCTACCGGTTTGAGGATTTTTCAAAAATTTCAAAAATTGGACAAATTAAACCTGGCACGCATTGTGTAAAGGGAAAAATTCTCGAAATTAAAAGTAACCGCACCTTTCGTAAAAAAATGTTTATCACCCAAGCGATTATTCAGGACGCGACTGGTTCAATAAAAGTTGTCTGGTTTCACCAACCATACTTAACTAAAATGTTTAAAAGGGGTAGTCAGGTATTAATTGCTGGCCGTGTTGATTATGGCTACGCAGGTTTAGCTTTTCAAAATCCAACGATTGAAAAATACACCAAGGGTGGTTTGCATTCGGGTCGAATTGTACCCATTTATCCGGAAACGGCGGGTTTAAATTCTCGATGGCTGAGAAGAATTATTGCTTCGCTTCTAAAATTAACTGATAAAATTCCAGATTATCTGCCTAAGCAAATTAAAAAAGAATATGATTTACAGGATTTACCCCAGGCTTTAAAACAAGTTCATTTTCCAGATTCTTTCGAGAAACTAGAAATTGCTAAGAATCGAATCGCTTTTGATGAATTATACTTATTGCAATTGAAAATGTTGAGATTACGCCAGAAATGGCAAAAAATGACCGCCTCAAAAATTCAAATTGATCTTGAAGCAGTTAAGAAATTAGTCAAAAAATTGCCTTTCAAATTGACTAATAGCCAGAGAAAAGCGGCTTGGGAAATTTTGCAGGATTTATCTAGAAAATATCCGATGAATCGGCTTTTGGAGGGTGATGTTGGTTCTGGTAAAACTGTCGTGGCGGCAATTGCGATGTTGGCAGTAGCAAAATCTGGTTTACAATCAATGATGATGGCACCGACGGAAATTTTAGCCCAGCAACACTTCCATACTTTAAAAAAAGTTTTAGCGCCTTTTCGGTTAAAAATTGCCCTATTGACTAGCTCGAAAGCCGAAGCCGCGGGGATAAAAAATGCGGCTCGTCCAAAGATCATTGAAAAAATTAAAAACGGTCAGATTCCGATTGTGGTTGGCACGCATGCTTTGATTGTGGAGAAGATGTCTTTTGAAAAATTGGGTTTAGCGATTATTGATGAACAGCATCGTTTCGGGGTCGAGCAGCGCACTAAATTACATCAAAAAGCGAAAGGTTGTCCGCATTTATTATCAATGTCAGCCACACCAATTCCTCGCAGTTTAACTTTGGCGCTTTATGGCGATTTGGATTTATCAATTATTGACGAAATGCCCAAGGGTCGTTTAAAAATTGCCACTTATTTGGTACCGGCCGAAAAACGGCGCAAAGCTTATGAGTTTATCGCCAAGCAAATTAGAGCTGGTCGGCAGATTTTTGTGATTTGTCCATTAATTGAAGAATCAGATCGGCTGGGCGTAAAATCGGTGGAAACTGAATATTGCAAACTAAAAACTCAAATTTTTCCCAAATTCAAAATTGGTCAATTGCATGGCAAAATGAAACCTAAAGAAAAAGAAAAAATTATGGCTAATTTTTTAAAAAATAAATACAATATTTTAGTTTCGACTTCGGTAGTTGAAGTTGGCGTTGACGTACCAAATGCCTCGGTGATGATGATTGAGGGGGCAGAAAGGTTTGGCTTGGCACAATTACACCAATTTCGAGGTCGGGTGGGTCGTGCGGAACATAAATCGTATTGTTTTATATTTTGCGAAAGTCCCACTACGAAAATTTGGCAACGCTTATCAGCTTTAACTAGAATTAACGACGGTTTTAAATTAGCAGAAAAAGATCTGAAACTGCGCGGACCGGGCGAAATTGATGGTATTCGGCAGCATGGCTTGGTGGATTTGAAAATGGCGAAATTAACTGACTTGAAAATGGTCAAATTAACCCGCGAGGCAGCGGAAAAAACTCTTAAAATTGGACTCGAAAATTTACCGCTTTTAGAAAACAAAATAAAAGAATATAATAAGAACAAGAATAGAGATTGA
- a CDS encoding helix-hairpin-helix domain-containing protein: MIDFIEKYKLYIVGFLVLVILVGVVILLWQKKNSPKSSITKNSSEIRVDIEGAIKKPGVYVLKSEAILEDLVAQAGGVTENIDKIRFAQEFNRAEVLSDGQKIYLPFAGEVAGAATNNTSGSATESNTIQTAGKINLNSATAEQLDTLSGIGPAYAARIIEYRQAHGGFKIIEEIMEIKGIGQKTFDKIKDQITI, from the coding sequence ATGATTGATTTTATTGAAAAATACAAACTTTACATTGTCGGTTTTTTGGTCTTGGTAATTTTAGTCGGAGTGGTGATTTTGCTTTGGCAAAAGAAAAATAGTCCGAAATCATCGATTACAAAAAATAGTAGCGAAATTAGAGTTGATATTGAGGGCGCCATTAAAAAGCCCGGCGTTTATGTTTTAAAATCCGAAGCGATTTTAGAGGATTTAGTCGCTCAAGCTGGCGGCGTGACCGAAAATATTGATAAAATCAGGTTTGCTCAGGAATTTAATCGAGCCGAAGTGTTAAGTGATGGCCAAAAAATTTATTTGCCATTTGCCGGAGAAGTGGCAGGTGCGGCGACAAATAATACTAGCGGTAGTGCGACTGAATCTAACACGATCCAAACTGCGGGAAAAATTAACTTAAATTCAGCTACTGCCGAGCAATTAGATACTTTATCTGGAATTGGACCAGCTTATGCGGCCAGAATTATTGAATATCGGCAGGCGCATGGTGGCTTTAAGATTATTGAAGAAATAATGGAAATTAAAGGGATTGGCCAAAAAACTTTTGATAAAATCAAAGACCAGATTACGATATAG
- a CDS encoding lysylphosphatidylglycerol synthase transmembrane domain-containing protein has product MTNSDKQLFKFSYTRLIIIILVALGIYLLIPKLVGLKEGLRLVQQVKPIYIVLGILGEVVSYTGAAMLMGLVIRKLKTRLPFIDLIRMGTIGAFAIHFFPISGAGEATINYYLLRSKSVSSGDALFVFIIRGIFLYIAFFIIFALGLLLTPSHPLLSLTQKIIFIALFIVIIIVTFWVRYLYRNRDRFWSAGYKFLGIINWFSRKLFKKRVFTPETCEILVSDIYNGFGTFFRNKRKEWLPALSWSAIYWLGDMSCLFFSLLAFGFVVHPGVLISAYGIATLLGLISFIPGGLGVVEGVLSLGLIGLGVSANIALFGVLLFRLMSFWLIMPIGFVSFVTMQSEIKNHK; this is encoded by the coding sequence TTGACAAATTCAGATAAGCAATTATTTAAATTTAGTTACACTCGACTAATTATCATTATTTTAGTCGCCCTTGGCATCTATTTATTAATCCCTAAATTAGTCGGGCTCAAAGAAGGTCTTAGATTAGTCCAGCAGGTAAAGCCGATTTATATTGTCTTGGGCATTTTGGGCGAAGTGGTTAGCTATACTGGTGCAGCGATGCTAATGGGTTTGGTGATTAGAAAACTCAAAACCCGCCTGCCGTTTATTGATTTAATCCGCATGGGCACAATTGGCGCTTTTGCGATTCACTTTTTTCCAATTTCCGGGGCTGGAGAAGCAACCATTAATTATTATTTATTGCGCTCAAAAAGTGTTTCCTCGGGTGACGCACTTTTTGTTTTTATCATTCGTGGGATATTTTTATATATCGCCTTTTTTATAATTTTTGCTTTGGGTTTATTGTTAACACCGTCGCATCCTTTGCTGAGCTTAACGCAAAAAATTATTTTTATAGCTTTATTTATTGTTATTATTATCGTGACGTTTTGGGTGAGATATTTATATCGCAATCGCGATCGTTTTTGGTCAGCAGGCTATAAGTTTTTAGGGATAATTAATTGGTTTAGCCGCAAGCTTTTCAAAAAAAGAGTTTTTACGCCCGAGACTTGTGAGATTTTGGTTTCCGATATTTATAATGGATTTGGGACATTTTTTAGGAATAAACGCAAAGAGTGGTTACCGGCTTTAAGTTGGTCAGCAATCTATTGGCTGGGTGATATGTCTTGTTTATTTTTTAGTTTATTGGCATTTGGCTTTGTGGTTCATCCTGGCGTGCTGATTTCCGCATATGGCATTGCCACACTCTTGGGATTAATTTCGTTTATCCCGGGAGGTTTGGGGGTGGTAGAGGGTGTTTTAAGTTTGGGCTTGATTGGTTTGGGCGTTTCTGCTAATATAGCTTTGTTTGGAGTTTTGCTATTTCGCTTAATGTCTTTTTGGTTAATTATGCCAATTGGCTTTGTTTCTTTTGTGACGATGCAGAGCGAGATCAAAAACCATAAATAA
- a CDS encoding C39 family peptidase has translation MPQFKLKNRQTQVILMIIVIVGAVYFLVANRPKNAVSPVQQENDGLTNLLSPREEKKLDSKNQTKTTNTQSNTQTAIKDSVLLSVPFTSQAPLVVWDDLHNEACEEASVIMVAEYLSGNHNRKLEVNFADQQIIKMVNWEINKLGSHKDLTAEETVRYLAIGNLGYKNAHVHRDFSIDNIKRELSAGKPVVIPMAGRLLGNPNFRQPGPVYHMLVIKGYNSKYFITNDPGTRKGESYKYLFSTIEKAAHNWAGTPDKIESGAKVYLTLN, from the coding sequence ATGCCACAATTTAAATTGAAAAATAGACAAACTCAAGTAATTTTGATGATAATCGTCATTGTCGGGGCGGTTTATTTTTTAGTGGCAAATCGACCTAAAAATGCGGTTTCGCCGGTGCAACAAGAAAATGACGGTTTAACTAATTTGTTGTCGCCGCGAGAAGAAAAAAAATTAGATAGTAAAAATCAGACCAAAACTACTAATACCCAATCTAATACTCAAACTGCGATTAAAGATTCGGTTTTATTGTCAGTGCCTTTTACTTCCCAAGCACCTTTGGTGGTTTGGGATGATTTGCATAATGAAGCTTGCGAAGAGGCGTCGGTAATCATGGTGGCTGAATATTTATCAGGTAATCATAATCGTAAATTAGAAGTGAATTTTGCTGACCAACAAATTATCAAGATGGTTAATTGGGAAATTAATAAATTGGGTTCACATAAAGATTTAACCGCCGAAGAAACCGTCAGATATTTAGCAATTGGTAATTTGGGTTATAAAAATGCTCATGTTCATCGTGATTTTTCGATTGATAATATTAAAAGGGAATTATCAGCTGGCAAACCCGTGGTTATCCCGATGGCGGGCAGGCTTCTCGGAAATCCGAATTTTCGGCAGCCTGGTCCGGTCTATCATATGTTGGTGATTAAGGGTTATAATTCAAAATATTTTATTACCAATGACCCCGGGACGCGTAAGGGCGAAAGTTATAAATATTTGTTCTCCACAATTGAAAAAGCCGCCCATAATTGGGCGGGTACTCCTGATAAAATCGAGTCTGGCGCGAAAGTCTATTTGACTCTAAATTAG
- the rny gene encoding ribonuclease Y — protein sequence MNNLILGLLIGLPIATGVAGYFLRKLTVQKIFKTQENKASKIINDAKNQEKEILLSAKDEALKIKEEAKKEADTKQKYIFDLERALRSKEDLLERKSQNLEDDKAKLSEKILEVEKFKEVLKKAKAEQMTTLEKIAKVSQDEAKKILLDLVEKEYKDELVEKIKEMELFTKDQAEDKAREIIITAIQRLASEQTAETTVAAVSIPSDEMKGRIIGREGRNVQTFEKLAGVDVIIDDTPEVVVISCFDPVRRQIARMALEKLIADGRIHPTRIEEMIEKAKVEISQQIKEAGEQAVYDVGVAGLHPDLVKILGRLKFRTSYGQNVLMHSMETANLAAMIASELGADVNMAKKAGLLHDIGKAVDHQIEGSHAVIGADILKKYGINPDIEKAVRGHHEDIEPTLMAIIIQAADAISGSRPGARKESLDSYIKRLGDLENVANDFEGVDKSYAIQAGREIRVIVKPEDIDDLASAKLAKNIARKIEKELKYPGQIKVNVIRETRAVDFAK from the coding sequence ATGAACAATTTGATCTTAGGGTTATTGATCGGCCTGCCGATTGCTACTGGCGTGGCCGGATATTTTTTAAGAAAACTAACGGTCCAGAAAATTTTCAAGACTCAAGAAAACAAAGCTTCTAAAATTATTAACGACGCAAAAAATCAAGAAAAAGAAATTTTGTTAAGCGCCAAAGACGAGGCTCTCAAAATTAAAGAAGAGGCAAAAAAAGAAGCTGACACGAAGCAGAAATACATTTTTGATTTGGAAAGAGCTTTACGTTCCAAAGAAGATTTATTGGAAAGAAAATCCCAAAACTTAGAGGATGATAAGGCTAAATTATCAGAAAAAATTTTAGAAGTGGAAAAATTTAAAGAAGTTTTAAAAAAAGCCAAGGCTGAGCAAATGACCACTTTGGAAAAGATTGCGAAAGTTTCTCAAGATGAAGCAAAAAAAATTTTGTTAGACTTGGTGGAAAAAGAGTATAAAGATGAATTGGTAGAAAAAATCAAAGAAATGGAGCTTTTCACCAAAGACCAAGCCGAAGACAAAGCCAGGGAAATTATTATTACCGCGATTCAAAGATTAGCCTCGGAACAAACCGCAGAAACAACCGTAGCGGCAGTATCAATTCCTTCTGACGAAATGAAAGGCCGCATTATTGGTCGCGAAGGCCGCAATGTCCAGACTTTTGAAAAATTAGCCGGCGTCGACGTCATCATCGATGACACTCCGGAAGTAGTGGTGATATCATGTTTTGATCCGGTGAGACGGCAAATTGCTCGCATGGCTTTGGAAAAATTAATTGCCGATGGCCGAATTCACCCGACTCGTATTGAAGAAATGATTGAAAAAGCCAAAGTGGAAATTTCTCAGCAAATCAAAGAAGCCGGTGAGCAAGCAGTTTATGATGTTGGCGTGGCTGGTTTGCATCCGGATTTAGTTAAAATTTTAGGCAGATTAAAATTCCGCACCTCATACGGCCAAAATGTGTTGATGCATTCGATGGAAACCGCAAATTTAGCGGCCATGATTGCTTCTGAACTTGGTGCAGATGTGAATATGGCAAAAAAAGCGGGCTTATTGCATGATATTGGTAAAGCCGTTGACCACCAAATTGAAGGTTCGCATGCGGTAATTGGGGCTGATATATTGAAAAAATATGGTATCAATCCTGATATTGAAAAAGCAGTTCGAGGCCATCACGAAGACATTGAGCCAACTTTAATGGCAATTATTATTCAAGCCGCAGATGCGATTTCCGGTTCCAGGCCAGGGGCGCGTAAGGAATCTTTGGACTCTTATATTAAAAGATTGGGTGATTTGGAAAATGTCGCCAATGATTTTGAGGGAGTTGATAAATCTTATGCAATTCAGGCTGGTCGTGAGATTCGTGTGATTGTGAAACCTGAAGATATTGATGATTTAGCCTCGGCCAAATTGGCGAAAAATATCGCTCGAAAAATTGAAAAAGAATTAAAATATCCAGGCCAAATTAAAGTAAATGTGATTAGAGAAACGAGAGCGGTTGATTTTGCAAAATAA